From the uncultured Trichococcus sp. genome, one window contains:
- the rimP gene encoding ribosome maturation factor RimP produces the protein MSRVVDEVRVVVQPIVDEQNLELVDMEFLKEGKNWFLRIYIDKPGGIDIEECALISEKVSEALDAIDPDPIPQAYFLEVSSPGAERPLKTEADMQNAIGKYVHLSFYQAIDGEKFYEGTLKEVNDESVVLTIRIKTRTKDIEIERKQIANARLAIQF, from the coding sequence GTGAGTCGTGTAGTAGATGAAGTTCGAGTAGTGGTTCAACCAATAGTTGATGAACAGAATTTAGAATTAGTGGATATGGAGTTTTTGAAGGAAGGGAAAAACTGGTTTCTCAGAATCTATATAGATAAACCAGGCGGCATCGATATCGAAGAGTGCGCATTGATCAGCGAAAAAGTCAGTGAAGCATTGGATGCCATCGACCCGGATCCGATCCCGCAAGCGTACTTCCTGGAGGTGTCTTCACCAGGCGCAGAGCGTCCATTAAAGACTGAAGCAGATATGCAGAATGCCATCGGTAAATACGTGCATCTGTCCTTCTATCAGGCGATTGATGGAGAGAAATTCTACGAAGGAACGTTGAAGGAAGTAAACGATGAATCCGTCGTATTGACGATCAGAATCAAAACCAGAACAAAAGATATCGAAATCGAGAGAAAACAGATCGCAAACGCAAGATTGGCTATCCAATTTTAA
- a CDS encoding ribosomal L7Ae/L30e/S12e/Gadd45 family protein produces MTPEDKMLNLLGLALRAGKLITGEEMTVKSIQKNEAVFVLCATDCSANTKEKLENKCRYYEVPFLVHFTSEQISQAIGKSRSICALTDRGFAKSFMRLKGTK; encoded by the coding sequence ATGACACCTGAAGACAAGATGTTGAATTTGTTGGGCTTGGCATTGCGCGCCGGCAAATTGATCACAGGTGAAGAAATGACCGTCAAGTCCATCCAAAAAAATGAAGCTGTCTTCGTACTTTGTGCGACGGACTGCAGCGCTAACACCAAAGAAAAATTAGAAAACAAATGCCGCTATTATGAAGTCCCGTTCCTGGTGCATTTCACTTCGGAACAAATCAGTCAAGCAATAGGCAAGTCCCGTTCCATTTGCGCCTTGACCGATAGAGGATTCGCCAAAAGTTTCATGCGGCTGAAAGGAACAAAGTAA
- the nusA gene encoding transcription termination factor NusA, giving the protein MSKEMLSALEVLEKDKGISKEIVISALEAALVSAYKRNYGQAQNVEVEFDTKKGDIHVYAVKEVVDMVFDSTLEVSLEDALQINKAYELGDKIRFEVTPKDFGRIAAQTAKQVIMQRIREAERSIVYNQFIAYENDILTGVVERMDSRYIYVSLGKIEAVLSKQEQIPNETFQPHDRIKVYVTKVENTSKGPQVFVSRSHPDLLKRLFEQEVPEIFDGVVEIVSIAREAGDRSKVAVRSRDKNVDPVGTCVGPRGQRVQAIVNELRGENMDIVEWNEDPSIYIGNALNPAQVVKVDFHQADGSCTVIVPDYQLSLAIGKKGQNARLAAKLTGYKIDIKSETEYNKLLMESGAQKVASDEEDADALHSFAGLDKIFTAEEVADDIVVPTEDTDYTEEYENDEKILDPEDVEQLISEVETDPEQSYDELAKDFQD; this is encoded by the coding sequence ATGAGCAAAGAAATGTTAAGTGCTCTTGAAGTGTTGGAAAAAGACAAAGGTATTTCAAAAGAGATTGTCATCAGTGCGTTGGAAGCTGCGCTTGTGTCCGCATACAAGCGCAATTACGGACAGGCCCAAAACGTTGAAGTTGAATTCGATACGAAAAAAGGGGATATCCATGTCTATGCCGTTAAAGAAGTAGTGGATATGGTGTTTGATTCGACTTTGGAAGTGAGTCTTGAGGATGCTTTGCAGATCAACAAGGCATACGAATTAGGCGATAAGATCCGTTTTGAGGTCACTCCTAAAGATTTTGGACGGATTGCCGCTCAGACAGCCAAACAAGTCATCATGCAACGTATCCGCGAAGCGGAGCGCAGCATTGTCTACAATCAATTCATCGCCTATGAGAATGACATTTTGACGGGCGTTGTCGAAAGAATGGACAGCCGTTACATTTATGTGAGCCTTGGGAAAATTGAAGCGGTTTTGTCCAAGCAGGAGCAGATTCCGAATGAAACGTTCCAGCCGCACGACCGCATCAAAGTGTACGTCACAAAAGTCGAAAACACTTCAAAAGGGCCGCAAGTTTTTGTAAGCCGCAGTCATCCCGACTTGCTGAAGCGATTGTTTGAACAAGAGGTTCCTGAAATCTTCGATGGCGTAGTCGAAATCGTTTCGATCGCCCGTGAAGCAGGGGACCGTTCAAAAGTAGCCGTGCGCTCCCGCGATAAGAACGTCGATCCTGTCGGAACCTGCGTAGGACCGAGAGGCCAGCGTGTCCAAGCGATCGTCAATGAATTGCGCGGAGAGAATATGGATATCGTTGAATGGAATGAAGATCCGTCGATCTATATCGGAAACGCATTGAATCCGGCACAAGTCGTGAAGGTGGATTTCCATCAAGCGGACGGCAGCTGCACAGTCATCGTTCCGGATTACCAACTGTCCTTGGCGATCGGTAAAAAAGGCCAAAATGCTCGCTTAGCGGCCAAATTGACAGGCTATAAAATCGATATCAAGTCCGAAACGGAGTATAATAAGTTATTGATGGAATCTGGTGCCCAAAAAGTTGCATCCGATGAAGAAGATGCTGATGCGCTTCATTCTTTCGCTGGCTTGGATAAAATTTTTACGGCTGAGGAAGTCGCTGATGATATCGTAGTTCCAACGGAAGATACGGATTACACGGAAGAATACGAAAATGATGAAAAAATCCTTGATCCTGAAGATGTAGAGCAACTGATCTCGGAAGTCGAGACAGATCCGGAACAAAGCTATGATGAATTAGCAAAGGACTTTCAAGACTAA
- a CDS encoding C39 family peptidase: protein MISQAVPSVAVRLDVPLLNQLDPPTLLLGCEVTSLAMILQYNGVTITKNELADKLPVVPIYYEDGLQGNPNEGFVGDVTGADYGFCVYHGPIAALASDYIPAARVEDISGQDFDSVIAALDRGYPVWVVTTTSFLPDDELEEWQTPTGPVNISYIMHSVVVVGYDADNLYINNPYGQKDQEIERLDFMLAWEQMGKQAVYITAGTPNHREILNTE from the coding sequence ATGATTTCGCAAGCCGTTCCCTCGGTTGCTGTGCGGCTGGATGTGCCGCTCCTGAATCAGCTGGATCCGCCGACCCTGTTGCTAGGCTGCGAAGTCACCTCGCTTGCCATGATCTTGCAGTACAACGGGGTAACAATCACAAAAAACGAACTCGCTGACAAGCTCCCAGTTGTGCCCATCTATTATGAAGACGGACTGCAAGGCAACCCGAATGAGGGTTTTGTCGGGGATGTTACCGGGGCGGATTACGGTTTTTGCGTCTATCATGGCCCCATCGCGGCCTTGGCATCCGACTACATCCCAGCCGCTCGCGTGGAGGATATCAGCGGACAGGATTTTGATTCTGTCATTGCTGCCTTGGACCGGGGCTATCCCGTTTGGGTCGTCACTACGACCAGCTTCCTGCCTGATGATGAATTGGAAGAATGGCAAACACCTACAGGTCCCGTCAACATCAGCTACATCATGCACAGCGTTGTGGTCGTCGGATACGACGCCGATAACCTCTATATCAACAATCCATACGGCCAAAAGGACCAGGAAATCGAACGGCTAGACTTTATGCTGGCATGGGAACAGATGGGCAAACAAGCCGTCTACATCACAGCCGGGACACCCAATCATAGGGAAATACTGAATACAGAATAG
- a CDS encoding YlxR family protein, with product MKTRKIPMRKCVVSNEMKPKKELVRIVKNQAGEIAIDPTGRMNGRGAYVSLEPALVQKAWKQHILDKHLETAISDAFYQELYDYVEHQKARSLL from the coding sequence ATGAAGACAAGAAAAATTCCGATGCGGAAATGTGTCGTCTCAAATGAGATGAAGCCAAAAAAAGAATTAGTCCGCATCGTAAAAAATCAAGCAGGTGAAATAGCCATTGACCCTACCGGCCGCATGAATGGTCGTGGAGCCTATGTCTCTTTGGAACCTGCATTGGTGCAGAAGGCCTGGAAACAGCATATTTTGGACAAACACCTTGAGACCGCCATCAGTGATGCGTTCTACCAGGAGTTATACGATTATGTCGAACACCAAAAAGCAAGGAGCTTATTATGA
- a CDS encoding DUF6241 domain-containing protein produces MRQKKNKWLFLVISFVMVITLGISFISLDMENVVEDGLNEKSVQVSETSIRESRTEVPQEFESSELASNGEFIKPLLSKGVFEGIGLPEEDDYMNAIHKMTHQKVHAFAKWGAIQMTVETIDEMLRVLDEANYEHETFYRETLEAWMNGDFSNAVDVHNMLWEAQGGTVGKAKRLLTPEEEAEFIKNNLK; encoded by the coding sequence ATGAGGCAAAAAAAAAATAAGTGGTTATTTCTTGTCATCTCATTTGTGATGGTGATTACATTGGGAATTAGTTTCATTTCGCTGGATATGGAAAATGTGGTTGAAGACGGACTGAATGAAAAATCCGTTCAAGTTAGCGAAACATCAATACGAGAATCCCGGACGGAAGTACCGCAAGAATTCGAATCTTCCGAATTAGCATCGAATGGAGAATTTATAAAACCGCTTCTGTCGAAAGGGGTTTTCGAAGGCATCGGATTACCAGAAGAAGACGACTACATGAACGCCATCCATAAAATGACACATCAGAAGGTTCATGCGTTCGCGAAGTGGGGCGCAATCCAAATGACCGTTGAAACAATCGATGAAATGCTTCGTGTGTTGGACGAAGCTAATTATGAACATGAAACGTTCTATCGCGAAACACTGGAAGCGTGGATGAATGGGGATTTCTCGAATGCGGTGGACGTACACAACATGCTTTGGGAAGCGCAAGGAGGTACAGTTGGCAAGGCAAAACGATTGTTGACACCGGAAGAAGAAGCGGAATTCATCAAAAATAACCTAAAGTAA
- the infB gene encoding translation initiation factor IF-2, giving the protein MEKKRVYEYAKEHKVSSKTVLDKAKQLGIDYHSHMSTMEDGDIKKLNQSISSAAGNQVAKPSAPQSNATQKKQSADNKKTPATGTHKTNDKSELRKNTDMKNKPSNPSSNQKNGSENKGQARTTADKNAKRPAQATSQPGQNRPNTKMNRVDSVSPNKSNEKPVQKTANTTTNTPAKPNRPSYGQSSGGPRSQGRGNNPYNKNKRSKFKKGTTKQGPAVPPRKFRELPETFVYTDGMTVMEVSKKLHREPAEIIKKLFLMGIMVTQNQALGKDALELLAADYGIEAEEKIVQDISDLNSYFEMEENPDELVSRPPVVTIMGHVDHGKTTLLDSLRNTNVIQTEAGGITQHIGAYQVKIDGKPITFLDTPGHAAFTTMRARGADVTDITIIVVAADDGVMPQTIEAINHAKAADVPIIVAVNKIDKPTANPDRVMQELSDQGLVPEAWGGDTIFVNISAKFGQGIDELLEMILLVAEVQELKANPNRLAIGSVIEARLDKSKGPIATVLVQSGTLKIGDPIVVGNTHGRVRVMTNDQGRRVKTAGPAMPVEITGLNAAPQAGDHFVVFEDEKTARQAGEERAKRALMEQRSSQNRVTLDNLFSSLKDGELKEVNVIIKADVQGSVEALAASLQKIEVEGVRVKIVHSAAGAINESDVTLAAASNAIIIGFNVRPTPQAKIQAESETVDIRLHRIIYNAIDEIETAMKGMLDPEFEEQVTGQALIRETYKVSKVGTIGGAFVTDGYIGRNSSIRIIRDNIVIFDGKLASLKRFKDDAKEVKKGFECGVMIEDYNDIRIDDVIEAYHMVEIKK; this is encoded by the coding sequence ATGGAAAAAAAACGTGTCTACGAGTATGCAAAAGAACACAAGGTATCAAGCAAAACGGTGTTGGATAAAGCAAAACAATTGGGGATCGATTATCATAGCCATATGTCAACCATGGAAGACGGAGACATCAAAAAGTTGAACCAATCCATCTCTTCCGCTGCTGGAAATCAGGTTGCCAAGCCAAGTGCACCGCAATCCAATGCGACACAGAAGAAGCAATCAGCAGACAACAAAAAGACGCCTGCAACCGGAACACATAAAACTAATGATAAGAGTGAACTGAGGAAAAACACAGACATGAAAAATAAACCATCGAATCCTTCTTCGAATCAAAAAAACGGTTCCGAAAATAAAGGACAAGCAAGAACAACTGCAGACAAAAATGCAAAACGGCCGGCGCAAGCCACAAGCCAACCTGGACAAAACCGTCCAAATACTAAAATGAATCGAGTTGACTCTGTTTCGCCAAACAAATCAAATGAAAAACCAGTGCAGAAAACTGCAAACACTACTACCAATACGCCAGCCAAACCAAATCGTCCATCGTACGGTCAAAGTTCAGGTGGACCGCGCAGCCAAGGGAGAGGCAACAATCCCTACAACAAAAACAAGCGCTCGAAATTCAAAAAAGGCACAACCAAACAAGGACCTGCAGTGCCTCCGCGCAAATTCCGCGAGTTACCGGAAACATTCGTCTACACTGACGGCATGACGGTAATGGAAGTTTCCAAAAAGCTGCACCGTGAACCAGCCGAGATCATCAAAAAGTTATTCCTGATGGGCATCATGGTTACGCAAAACCAGGCATTAGGCAAGGATGCCTTGGAGTTGTTGGCTGCCGATTATGGCATCGAAGCCGAAGAAAAAATCGTTCAGGATATTTCCGATCTGAACAGCTATTTCGAGATGGAAGAAAATCCGGATGAATTGGTTTCAAGACCACCAGTTGTCACAATCATGGGCCACGTCGATCATGGTAAAACGACACTTTTGGATTCACTGCGCAACACGAACGTGATCCAAACCGAAGCAGGCGGAATCACGCAGCATATCGGCGCTTATCAGGTCAAAATCGACGGCAAACCGATCACGTTCCTGGATACACCAGGACATGCTGCCTTCACGACGATGCGTGCCCGCGGAGCGGATGTCACAGATATCACAATCATCGTTGTCGCAGCTGACGACGGTGTGATGCCACAAACAATCGAAGCCATCAACCATGCGAAAGCGGCTGATGTTCCAATCATTGTTGCCGTTAATAAAATCGACAAACCGACAGCGAATCCGGATCGCGTTATGCAAGAACTGTCCGATCAAGGTTTGGTTCCTGAAGCTTGGGGCGGAGACACGATTTTCGTCAACATCTCGGCCAAGTTCGGACAAGGGATCGATGAATTGTTGGAAATGATCCTATTGGTTGCTGAAGTACAGGAATTGAAAGCTAATCCGAATCGTTTAGCGATCGGTTCCGTCATCGAAGCCCGTTTGGATAAATCCAAAGGCCCGATCGCTACCGTCTTGGTGCAGTCCGGTACTCTGAAAATCGGCGATCCGATTGTAGTCGGCAATACACATGGTCGCGTCCGCGTAATGACCAACGATCAAGGCAGACGTGTAAAAACGGCTGGCCCTGCAATGCCTGTTGAAATCACAGGCTTGAATGCAGCACCGCAAGCCGGGGATCATTTTGTTGTCTTTGAAGATGAGAAGACAGCGCGTCAAGCCGGGGAAGAACGTGCGAAACGTGCCCTTATGGAACAACGTTCATCGCAGAACCGCGTTACCTTGGATAACCTGTTCTCCAGTCTGAAAGACGGAGAGCTGAAGGAAGTCAATGTCATCATCAAGGCAGACGTGCAGGGTTCGGTTGAAGCCTTGGCAGCAAGCTTACAAAAAATTGAGGTTGAAGGTGTCCGCGTCAAAATCGTTCACTCGGCAGCAGGCGCAATCAACGAGAGTGACGTTACTTTGGCTGCAGCCAGCAACGCCATCATCATCGGTTTCAACGTTCGCCCGACTCCTCAAGCGAAGATTCAAGCAGAGAGCGAAACTGTTGATATCCGTCTGCACCGCATCATCTATAATGCCATCGATGAAATCGAAACAGCGATGAAAGGGATGCTTGATCCTGAATTCGAAGAGCAAGTAACCGGTCAAGCGCTTATCCGTGAGACCTATAAAGTATCTAAAGTCGGCACAATCGGCGGCGCATTCGTAACGGATGGCTACATCGGAAGAAACAGCAGCATCCGTATCATCCGTGACAATATCGTCATTTTTGACGGTAAACTTGCAAGCTTGAAGCGATTCAAGGATGATGCCAAAGAAGTTAAAAAAGGCTTCGAATGTGGTGTTATGATCGAAGATTACAACGATATCCGCATCGATGACGTCATCGAAGCGTACCATATGGTGGAAATAAAGAAATAA
- the cysK gene encoding cysteine synthase A: protein MVKIVSSVAELIGDTPIIKLGNIVPEGFADVYLKLEAFNLGGSIKDRIALNMIAAAEAEGVLKPGDTIVEPTSGNTGVGLAMLAAAKGYKSIFVMPDTMSIERRLLLSAYGAELVLTPGSEGMPSAIAKAKEIAEQPGYFLPLQFENPANPAIHETTTGPEIIAAFGGVGPDAFLSAVGTGGTITGVGRALRKVNPAIGIYALEPSESAVLSGGQKGPHKIQGIGTGFIPEVLDTAVFDGVFQVSSEEAFEMTRRLAKEEGILVGISSGAAVAGAIALAGQLGAGKSIVTIAPDNGERYLSTPVFQN from the coding sequence ATGGTTAAGATAGTATCATCTGTAGCAGAGTTGATCGGCGATACACCGATCATAAAATTGGGAAATATCGTACCGGAAGGCTTCGCCGATGTCTATTTAAAATTGGAGGCGTTCAATTTAGGGGGCAGCATAAAGGATCGCATCGCCTTGAATATGATTGCAGCAGCGGAGGCAGAGGGCGTCTTGAAGCCAGGCGACACGATCGTTGAGCCGACAAGCGGCAACACCGGCGTTGGTTTGGCGATGTTGGCGGCAGCGAAAGGCTATAAATCCATCTTTGTGATGCCTGATACGATGAGCATCGAGAGGCGTCTGTTGCTTTCAGCCTATGGAGCCGAACTTGTTTTGACTCCCGGTTCTGAGGGGATGCCTTCAGCTATCGCGAAGGCCAAAGAAATTGCGGAACAACCTGGCTATTTTCTGCCTTTGCAGTTCGAAAATCCAGCCAATCCAGCTATACATGAAACAACAACCGGTCCGGAAATCATCGCAGCTTTCGGCGGCGTCGGCCCGGATGCCTTCCTGTCGGCAGTCGGAACAGGCGGTACGATCACAGGGGTAGGCAGAGCCTTACGGAAAGTGAATCCGGCTATCGGCATTTACGCGCTGGAACCTTCCGAATCTGCCGTATTGAGCGGAGGCCAAAAAGGCCCGCATAAGATCCAGGGAATCGGTACCGGCTTCATTCCGGAAGTATTGGACACAGCGGTTTTCGATGGCGTATTCCAGGTTTCAAGTGAAGAAGCGTTCGAAATGACCCGCAGATTAGCCAAAGAAGAGGGCATTCTTGTGGGCATCTCCAGCGGTGCGGCAGTGGCAGGAGCCATCGCCTTGGCCGGTCAACTTGGTGCAGGCAAATCGATAGTGACGATTGCCCCGGACAATGGTGAAAGATACCTTTCCACACCAGTGTTTCAGAATTAA
- a CDS encoding AAA family ATPase produces MGNLYKDKLSGSRIGIVFGAFAPCHIGHLEVILKAKKENDGCVVIVCGEDGDFGEPFGLDVYRRFRYMRELFADDNQIYVVMAAGQGIPQKESEWESWLEIINLKIADSLQHSDAQKIWYTGKTLQAEALEKESTDEVHLVDTSLYPITGLNIRNDALRYFNAIALPFRRAFTKKVLVLGAPSGGKTTLVKDLAKLYSCPFSFEYSRQYQEESNVNDFELDGMDYQRLVTGQFQLNRDTIADPASQGMAILDTDVMVTKVYARLGAEDEDYAITPAEYAIVEQSANAFIARQLWDLILVVPPTLKYVDDGYRNMEFSEDAFLTTIHEMMLEEIASSGNLDKVVMLDAKGIGDKDEFSYYARYKQAKEAIDHLMGHQ; encoded by the coding sequence ATGGGGAATCTGTACAAGGACAAATTAAGCGGCAGCCGGATCGGCATCGTTTTCGGAGCGTTCGCGCCTTGCCATATCGGGCATCTGGAAGTCATCCTGAAGGCCAAGAAAGAGAATGACGGTTGCGTCGTGATCGTCTGCGGAGAAGATGGAGATTTCGGTGAGCCTTTCGGTCTGGATGTCTACAGGAGATTCCGTTATATGCGCGAATTGTTTGCGGATGATAACCAGATTTACGTGGTGATGGCGGCCGGCCAAGGCATTCCGCAGAAAGAAAGCGAGTGGGAGTCTTGGTTGGAAATCATCAACCTAAAGATAGCTGATTCGCTGCAGCACAGCGATGCGCAAAAGATTTGGTATACCGGGAAAACGCTGCAGGCTGAGGCATTGGAAAAAGAATCCACAGACGAAGTCCATTTGGTTGACACCAGCCTGTACCCGATCACCGGCCTGAATATCCGCAATGATGCCTTACGCTATTTTAATGCCATCGCCTTGCCTTTCCGCCGGGCATTCACGAAAAAAGTGCTGGTATTGGGTGCTCCGAGCGGGGGGAAAACGACATTGGTCAAGGATTTGGCGAAACTGTATTCCTGCCCTTTCAGCTTCGAATATTCGCGGCAGTATCAAGAAGAGTCGAATGTGAATGATTTCGAACTGGATGGCATGGACTATCAGCGGTTAGTCACCGGTCAGTTCCAGCTGAACCGGGACACAATCGCCGATCCAGCCAGCCAAGGTATGGCAATCTTGGATACGGATGTGATGGTAACAAAAGTTTACGCACGTTTGGGGGCCGAGGACGAGGATTATGCGATCACACCAGCAGAATATGCGATAGTGGAGCAGTCGGCAAACGCCTTTATTGCGCGCCAATTGTGGGATCTGATCCTGGTTGTGCCGCCGACTCTGAAATATGTCGACGACGGCTACCGCAACATGGAATTTTCGGAGGACGCCTTTTTGACGACCATCCATGAAATGATGCTGGAGGAAATCGCAAGCAGCGGAAACCTGGATAAAGTGGTTATGCTTGATGCGAAAGGCATCGGCGATAAGGACGAATTCAGTTATTATGCCCGCTATAAGCAAGCAAAAGAAGCGATAGACCACTTGATGGGGCATCAATAA
- the rbfA gene encoding 30S ribosome-binding factor RbfA, which yields MANFRAGRIRQEIQREVNDILAKRVKDPRVANVNITDVEITGDLQQATIYYSTLSELASDREKTQQGLDKATGLVRKELGTRLSLYKTPELIFKRDESVAYGSKIDELIRKMHEDEKK from the coding sequence ATGGCTAATTTCAGAGCAGGAAGAATAAGACAAGAAATACAGCGCGAAGTGAATGATATCTTGGCTAAGCGTGTAAAAGACCCGCGTGTTGCGAACGTGAACATCACCGATGTGGAAATCACCGGAGATCTACAGCAAGCAACCATCTATTACAGCACATTGTCGGAACTTGCCAGCGATCGAGAAAAAACGCAACAAGGTTTGGATAAGGCAACTGGACTTGTCCGCAAAGAACTTGGGACGCGTCTGTCACTTTACAAGACCCCGGAATTGATCTTTAAACGTGATGAATCGGTGGCCTACGGCAGCAAAATCGATGAATTGATCCGCAAGATGCATGAGGATGAAAAAAAATAG
- a CDS encoding metallophosphoesterase: MFTDKRLTEAYEKARVEYIDETSNYVFFSDCHRGDGSLSDEFSRNKNIFLHAMEYYYKNEFIYVENGDGDELWEHHDFKHIKNAHPEVFTILKRFYDEKRLIMIYGNHNIYLKSQWYVKQNYYRNYDEYTEFFYDFLPGIRPIEALVLKDRKTKQEIFVVHGMQGDLPNDQLWYLTMLSLKYFWRFLHAFGVKSPTSPVKNMNKRHKIEKNYVKWIQKHEKMLICGHTHRFKYPKTKDLPYFNSGCCIYPTSITAIEITGGQIQLVRWKTRVNEDGLLQIKREVMRGPDPIEKFDIRASVKNEPVTE, from the coding sequence ATGTTTACGGATAAACGACTGACGGAGGCCTATGAAAAAGCAAGGGTCGAATACATCGATGAGACATCAAACTATGTTTTCTTCAGTGACTGTCATAGAGGCGATGGGAGCCTTTCGGATGAATTTTCGCGCAACAAAAATATTTTTCTGCATGCCATGGAATACTATTATAAGAATGAGTTCATATATGTTGAAAACGGTGACGGGGATGAACTGTGGGAGCATCACGACTTCAAGCACATCAAAAATGCCCATCCGGAAGTATTTACTATCCTGAAACGTTTTTATGATGAAAAACGTTTGATCATGATCTACGGGAACCACAATATCTATCTGAAAAGCCAATGGTATGTGAAGCAAAATTATTACCGCAACTATGATGAGTATACCGAGTTTTTCTATGATTTCCTTCCTGGGATCCGACCGATCGAAGCATTGGTATTGAAGGACCGGAAAACGAAACAGGAAATATTCGTCGTCCATGGCATGCAAGGCGATCTGCCGAACGATCAACTGTGGTACCTGACGATGCTTTCCTTGAAGTATTTTTGGCGGTTCCTGCACGCATTCGGCGTCAAGAGCCCAACGAGTCCCGTGAAAAATATGAACAAACGGCATAAAATCGAAAAAAACTATGTGAAGTGGATCCAGAAGCATGAAAAAATGCTTATCTGCGGCCATACGCACCGTTTCAAATACCCAAAGACAAAAGATTTGCCATACTTCAATTCGGGCTGCTGCATCTATCCGACAAGCATCACTGCCATCGAGATTACCGGTGGACAGATCCAATTGGTCAGATGGAAAACGCGCGTGAATGAGGATGGCTTGCTTCAGATCAAACGGGAAGTCATGCGCGGGCCGGATCCGATCGAAAAATTCGATATCCGGGCGAGCGTCAAAAATGAGCCAGTAACTGAATAA